The following coding sequences lie in one Flavobacterium sp. 20NA77.7 genomic window:
- a CDS encoding branched-chain amino acid transaminase: MYFNENTIIYWNGNFVKAKEVNVNLYNQTMHYGNGVFEGIRAYDTPDGTRIFKSKEHYERLHYSARKMHINFDIPVKDLEKITYDLLRINNLKNAYIRPLVYLGENMSLSPTADVNLVIMAWEWGNYLGDKLLKVMLSSYQRPNPLSCYVQAKVVGHYTNSILATTEAKSRGFDEALLTDSNGFIAEGPGANFFIEKDGKLFTPPLGNILAGITRATVFEIAKELGFEVIEKLFLPEEIFQAESAFFCGTAAEVIGLRSFNEHIFPLAWEESIGAYIQKSYKIRVVQNEFQNVFI, encoded by the coding sequence ATGTATTTTAATGAAAACACCATTATTTATTGGAATGGAAATTTTGTAAAAGCCAAAGAAGTAAATGTTAATTTGTACAATCAGACTATGCATTATGGAAACGGAGTTTTTGAAGGAATTCGAGCATATGATACACCAGATGGTACAAGAATTTTTAAATCAAAAGAACACTATGAGCGTTTGCATTATTCAGCTAGAAAAATGCACATCAATTTTGATATTCCCGTAAAGGATTTAGAAAAAATAACCTATGATTTACTCCGTATAAATAATTTAAAAAATGCGTATATCCGACCCTTGGTTTATTTGGGGGAAAATATGTCATTAAGTCCAACGGCAGATGTTAATTTAGTAATAATGGCTTGGGAATGGGGAAATTATTTAGGAGATAAACTGTTGAAAGTAATGCTTTCTTCTTACCAACGTCCTAATCCTTTGTCTTGCTATGTTCAGGCTAAGGTGGTAGGACATTACACAAATAGTATATTAGCAACTACTGAAGCAAAATCAAGAGGATTTGATGAAGCATTACTTACAGACAGCAATGGGTTTATTGCGGAAGGACCAGGAGCAAATTTTTTCATTGAAAAAGATGGTAAATTATTCACCCCACCTTTAGGCAATATTTTAGCTGGAATAACAAGAGCTACAGTATTTGAAATTGCTAAAGAGTTAGGGTTTGAGGTAATTGAAAAGTTGTTTTTACCAGAAGAAATTTTTCAAGCAGAAAGTGCCTTTTTCTGTGGAACAGCTGCTGAAGTTATAGGTTTAAGAAGTTTTAACGAACATATTTTTCCTTTAGCATGGGAAGAAAGTATTGGTGCATACATTCAAAAAAGTTATAAAATACGAGTTGTTCAAAATGAATTTCAAAACGTATTTATATAA
- the ilvD gene encoding dihydroxy-acid dehydratase, whose translation MTLNRYSSILTQDPTQPAAQAMLYGIGLTEEKLNQPFVGIASMGYDGNTCNMHLNHLSALIKKEVNRNDMVGLIFNTIGISDGITNGTEGMRYSLVSRELIADSIESVVAGHYYDALIAVPGCDKNMPGSLIAMGRLNRPSIMVYGGTIAPGKYHDKELNIVSAFEALGEKIAGKIEEEEYKSIIKNACPGAGACGGMYTANTMAIAIEALGMSLPYSSSNPALSHEKINECESIAFYVHNLLQKNICPKDIMTFDAFENAITVLIALGGSTNAVLHIIAMAHSVGITITQDDFQRISNKTPLIADFKPGGNYLMQNLHQHGGLPAVLKYLVRKGLLHDDCLTVTGNTLAENLKNIEEINFETQNIIKQIEEPIKTSGHIQILYGNLAEKGSVAKITGKEGVFFKGPARVFNGEKELIRGIEAKKITSGDVVVIRYVGPKGGPGMPEMLKPTSAIIGAGLGKSVALITDGRFSGGTHGFVVGHITPEAFDGGTIALVEDNDSIEIDISKNRIELLVSERELDKRKKNRIQPVLNINQGVLLKYAKCVTDASKGCITDE comes from the coding sequence ATGACACTAAATAGATACAGTAGTATACTAACACAAGACCCTACGCAACCCGCCGCACAAGCAATGCTTTATGGAATAGGTCTTACGGAAGAAAAATTAAACCAACCTTTTGTAGGAATTGCATCAATGGGTTATGATGGCAATACATGTAATATGCATTTAAATCATTTGTCAGCATTGATAAAAAAAGAAGTAAATCGTAATGATATGGTTGGTTTAATTTTTAATACCATAGGAATTAGTGACGGAATTACGAATGGTACTGAGGGTATGCGGTATTCTTTAGTAAGTAGAGAACTCATAGCCGATAGTATAGAAAGTGTAGTCGCCGGACATTATTATGATGCTTTAATTGCTGTACCTGGATGCGATAAAAATATGCCAGGTTCCTTAATAGCAATGGGAAGACTTAATAGACCTTCAATTATGGTATATGGTGGTACTATTGCGCCGGGAAAATATCACGATAAAGAATTGAATATTGTTTCTGCTTTTGAAGCTTTAGGAGAAAAAATAGCAGGAAAAATAGAGGAAGAAGAGTATAAGTCCATTATCAAAAATGCTTGTCCTGGAGCTGGAGCTTGTGGCGGAATGTATACAGCTAATACTATGGCAATTGCGATTGAAGCCTTAGGAATGAGCTTGCCTTATTCTAGTTCAAACCCTGCTTTAAGTCATGAGAAAATTAATGAATGTGAATCAATTGCTTTTTATGTACATAATCTACTTCAAAAAAATATTTGTCCTAAAGACATTATGACTTTTGATGCTTTTGAGAATGCTATTACAGTTTTAATAGCTCTAGGAGGAAGTACAAATGCAGTATTACATATTATTGCTATGGCACATAGTGTTGGTATTACTATTACTCAAGACGATTTTCAAAGAATAAGTAATAAAACCCCATTAATTGCTGATTTTAAGCCTGGTGGAAATTACTTAATGCAAAATTTACATCAACATGGTGGACTACCTGCAGTATTAAAATATTTAGTACGAAAAGGTTTGTTACATGATGATTGTCTAACCGTTACAGGAAATACACTCGCTGAAAATTTAAAAAACATTGAAGAAATAAATTTTGAAACCCAAAATATCATTAAACAGATAGAAGAACCAATAAAGACTTCTGGGCATATTCAAATTTTGTATGGCAACTTAGCAGAAAAAGGATCTGTAGCCAAAATCACTGGAAAAGAAGGTGTTTTTTTTAAAGGACCTGCAAGAGTTTTTAATGGTGAAAAAGAATTAATAAGAGGTATTGAAGCAAAAAAAATTACATCGGGTGATGTTGTAGTAATCCGTTATGTGGGACCTAAAGGCGGTCCAGGAATGCCAGAAATGTTAAAACCTACCTCAGCTATTATAGGTGCAGGATTAGGTAAGTCTGTTGCTTTAATAACAGACGGCAGATTTAGTGGCGGAACGCATGGTTTTGTAGTGGGTCATATCACTCCTGAAGCATTTGATGGTGGCACAATTGCATTAGTAGAAGATAATGATAGTATTGAAATTGATATTAGTAAAAACAGGATTGAACTTTTAGTTTCTGAAAGGGAATTAGATAAAAGAAAAAAAAATCGTATTCAACCTGTCTTGAATATTAATCAGGGTGTGTTACTAAAATATGCTAAATGTGTTACGGATGCATCAAAAGGATGTATTACAGATGAATAG
- the ilvB gene encoding biosynthetic-type acetolactate synthase large subunit encodes METKEKRSKLITNEIRQYSGSEAVIDALMQEGCATIFGYPGGAIMPIYDALFDYKKEINHILVRHEQGAIHAAQGFARVSGKTGVVFATSGPGATNLVTGLADAMIDSTPLVCITGQVFAHLLGTDAFQETDIINITTPITKWNYQVTDATEIPEVLAKAFYIAKSGRPGPVLIDITKNAQLQLFDYQGYNFCKCIRSYKPKPEIRVEAIQQAISVINKAKKPFVIFGQGVILGNAEKELQDFIEKAIIPAAWTIMGKGAIPTNHPLAVGMLGMHGNYGPNYLTNECDVLIAIGMRFDDRVTGRLDKYAKQAKVIHLDIDPSEIDKNVDSTIAIWGDCKESLPLLTDLVSNLYNEDWLTEFERKKSIEYDALIHNELFPQMGGITMGEVIQVLNELTKGNAIIVSDVGQHQMIACRYAEQTTTRSNITSGGLGTMGFALPAAIGAKYGAPERMVIAIIGDGGVQMNIQELGTIMQFKPDVKIIILNNSFLGMVRQWQELFHEKRYSFTDIQSPNFVQVAKGYNIKGKQISERKELRTALQEMLNHSEAYLLEIAVIHEDNVFPMVPQGKGVADIVLRKKDI; translated from the coding sequence ATGGAGACAAAAGAGAAAAGAAGTAAGTTAATTACAAATGAAATAAGGCAATATTCGGGTAGTGAAGCGGTTATTGATGCACTAATGCAAGAAGGTTGTGCTACTATATTTGGTTATCCTGGAGGCGCTATTATGCCAATTTATGATGCCTTGTTTGATTATAAAAAAGAAATTAATCACATCTTAGTAAGACATGAACAAGGCGCCATTCATGCTGCACAAGGATTTGCTAGAGTAAGTGGAAAAACTGGAGTTGTATTTGCTACAAGCGGTCCAGGCGCAACAAATTTAGTTACGGGTTTAGCGGATGCTATGATTGATTCCACGCCGTTAGTTTGTATTACGGGTCAGGTTTTTGCTCATTTATTAGGAACAGATGCATTTCAGGAAACAGATATAATAAATATTACCACACCTATAACTAAATGGAATTATCAAGTAACAGATGCAACTGAAATTCCAGAAGTTTTAGCTAAGGCTTTTTATATTGCAAAAAGTGGAAGACCTGGGCCTGTACTAATAGATATTACTAAAAATGCGCAGTTACAATTATTTGATTATCAAGGGTATAATTTTTGTAAGTGCATAAGGAGCTATAAACCCAAACCAGAAATAAGGGTAGAGGCAATACAACAGGCTATTTCTGTTATAAACAAAGCAAAAAAACCATTTGTAATTTTTGGTCAAGGAGTAATTTTAGGTAATGCCGAAAAAGAGTTGCAAGATTTTATTGAGAAAGCAATTATTCCTGCTGCATGGACAATTATGGGGAAAGGAGCAATACCCACAAATCATCCGTTAGCTGTTGGAATGTTAGGTATGCATGGAAATTATGGTCCTAATTATTTAACAAATGAATGTGATGTTCTTATAGCTATAGGTATGCGATTTGATGATAGAGTTACTGGAAGATTAGATAAATATGCTAAACAAGCTAAAGTTATTCATTTAGATATTGATCCTTCGGAAATTGATAAAAATGTTGATTCTACCATTGCAATTTGGGGAGATTGTAAAGAGTCATTGCCTTTGCTTACAGACTTAGTGTCAAATTTATATAATGAAGATTGGTTAACTGAGTTTGAAAGAAAGAAAAGTATTGAATATGATGCGCTTATACATAACGAATTATTTCCCCAAATGGGCGGTATAACAATGGGAGAAGTAATTCAAGTTTTAAATGAATTAACTAAAGGTAATGCCATTATAGTGAGTGATGTAGGTCAACATCAAATGATTGCTTGTCGTTATGCAGAACAAACCACAACTAGGAGCAATATAACTAGTGGAGGGTTAGGTACCATGGGATTTGCTTTACCTGCTGCAATTGGTGCAAAATATGGCGCACCTGAACGAATGGTTATTGCCATAATAGGCGATGGAGGTGTACAAATGAACATTCAAGAATTAGGTACTATAATGCAGTTTAAACCTGATGTGAAAATTATTATATTAAACAATAGCTTTTTAGGAATGGTTCGTCAATGGCAAGAATTATTCCATGAAAAACGCTATTCTTTTACAGATATTCAAAGCCCAAATTTCGTTCAAGTAGCTAAAGGATACAATATAAAAGGAAAACAAATAAGTGAACGAAAAGAGTTGCGAACCGCCTTACAAGAAATGTTAAATCATAGTGAAGCTTACTTATTGGAAATAGCAGTTATTCATGAAGACAATGTGTTTCC
- a CDS encoding T9SS type B sorting domain-containing protein, with protein sequence MITAKFTITIKLCISIIVFLMPSFLVAQNIFISQGGIVNVTGGETFYDAGGLLGNDGNTSYTITLMPPSGKSVCVDFTSFSSFEALDIFDGTSVSSTNIGSLKGNYSLAYNATGSPFNTGQPALGGVVQAELKPGVFCANNITGALTFRFTNLSASQSTGWEGLVTVFNNSVSGCTIDLVADKTTICPSQSVTLTATGTIGASALDNTFNTGVIGTGWNATPGGVAFVSVLSCQPNNGYNTNKSDNSIFAWMQNVAAPRILESNAFDVSNGGVISFDFRAASDDNGGNGCEANDDKEGIYVQYSTDNGLSWVNMKLMFPSVESNLNASANIGAGTYVYNWNKTTFPIPLAAQTTNTKFRWYQHQSTTGSQDSWGIDDVKIIRNKPVTLTITDLSTNTVIATTTSATISTIVSPTVTTNYRATITDGVSSCFEDITINVTTGSTTSIAYPLTTISNTNTTIQTINVTNGPVTGNYSATPSGLTINSTTGAVTPNTSSPGTYTISVPTSCGVATTSITITNSTCSTCANATCPVVSIQTTTAALGQTGITTALNTAGDQLATPTLLPGQNITICVPVTVPVGTSILGFKQLSSLSPSGCASASEEVITYQLKPASNCSGAAIVPNRTNASSVTSGFNPEWDGLASGNYILCFTLNVTSSALCTTVDLQGLGYYTVIPSITCQDYQIQMYDDDTTSTIHTGTTFACSDTGVYLGPVTYPTVYDGGLPFPALKITITATSGNLNNLVLNRYDAGNNTLAEVLTVPANGISNNYFLRPSPGQYYKLDKTNTASGTYNYIIMDVISGVTVASGIWTIVSGAESAASNIIIPQGTATYSGPGVSNGFDPTGLDDYTNDRGIGFFNPSLAGPGTHTITYTWNNGLAAPNNCTLTRTKTVTVTVPTVDFAWQTTIPTASNLTSCNNTCYGLKAKTITQVGTYIQPGFTISDGNGNISYSSILIKEGSSAPVNVGTQKIITYCVPTYAYVITLNGTDFATGSTVTVSDNATATILFSGVFSSGMQISLPPNSIKGTAVFSGPGVSNVKVGQASDYIGSGYGCFNPSLAGVGTHTITYSWNNGFGCTGTKTMQVTVTGTSNPTVSNFTICSGSTASLTAGSISTGATVSWYSTATGGTTIFTGNPFTTPILTSNTSYWVTQTLAGCESSRVKVDVTVNPNVTPTFTQVAAICSGATLMSLPTTSNNGITGNWSPALNNTTTTTYTFTPTSGQCATTATMTITVNPNVTPTFTQVGAICSGTTLTALPTTSNNGITGSWSPALNNTTTTTYTFTPTSGQCATTATMTITVNPNITPTFTQVGAICSGTTLTALPTTSNNGITGSWLPALNNTTTTTYTFTPTTGQCATTATMTITVNPNVTPTFSQVGAICSGTTLTALPTTSNNGITGSWSPALNNTTTTTYTFTPTSGQCATTATMTITVNPNVTPTFTQVGAICSGTTLTALPTTSNNGITGSWLPALNNTTTTTYTFTPTSGQCATTATMTITVNLNVTPTFTQVAAICSGTTLTALPTTSSNGITGSWLPALNNTTTTTYTFTPDSGQCATTATMTITVNPNVTPTFTQVAAICSGATLTALPTTSSNGITGSWLPALNNTTTTTYTFTPDSGQCTTTATMTITVNPNVTPTFTQVAAICSGATLTALPTTSNNGITGSWSPVLNNTTTTTYTFTPDSGQCATTATMTITVNPNVTPTFTQVAAICSGATLSALPTTSNNSITGSWSPVLNNTTTTTYTFTPDSGQCATTATMTITVNNSPQITFSGNLSYCNGATSSILLSSNQPNTTFTWNVVSSNLSTGTSFIVSGTGSTISQQLALLNNLNQGFVTYLVTPSVNGCIGNSVEIPLTVNPIPTFTITAAQNPICSGEMVNISFTSTIAATQYSWTVTSQVGVTGALSGSGQSINQILLATSPITSGTVTYLITPSLNGCMGIPKSITITVNPKPEIIGTLIPQYICSGESTNITVAASIVGTQFSWQVIDANQVIGYSNGTGGVIQQILTTVGDLQGYVIYEVTPSLNGCIGIPKQYKVFVNPLPKPVLINGPICVSISGIPFGTYELNTGLNTIDYQFSWFLNGNLIVGSDASLVVTQPGTYLVKVKNVQTNCEGQATALVFPITPATSMDITVSEAFADNPTITVNVNVLGNGNLMYQLDNGAYQESNVFYNVEEGLHEIHVIDQEGCTDLNQTVRVINYPKFFTPNGDGYNDTWNINGFQSEDNAVLYIFDRYGKLIKQLFPPGIGWDGTYIGQQLPSTDYWFTVEYTEKQQRKLFKSHFSLKR encoded by the coding sequence ATGATTACAGCAAAATTTACTATAACAATTAAATTATGTATTAGCATTATTGTGTTTTTAATGCCATCTTTTTTAGTAGCACAGAATATTTTTATAAGTCAGGGTGGTATAGTTAATGTTACAGGAGGTGAGACATTTTATGATGCAGGAGGTCTTTTGGGAAATGATGGGAATACAAGTTACACAATAACACTTATGCCACCTTCTGGAAAATCAGTTTGCGTAGATTTTACTTCATTTAGTTCTTTTGAAGCCTTAGATATTTTTGATGGTACTTCAGTTTCTTCAACAAATATAGGGAGTTTAAAAGGAAATTATAGTTTAGCTTACAACGCTACAGGAAGTCCTTTTAACACTGGGCAACCCGCTCTAGGTGGTGTTGTGCAAGCGGAATTAAAACCAGGTGTTTTTTGTGCTAATAATATAACTGGTGCATTAACTTTTAGGTTTACTAATTTAAGTGCTTCTCAATCTACGGGATGGGAAGGTTTGGTAACTGTATTTAATAATTCAGTTTCGGGATGTACAATAGATTTAGTAGCTGATAAAACTACAATTTGCCCTTCTCAAAGTGTTACACTTACAGCCACAGGTACAATTGGAGCAAGTGCTTTGGATAATACTTTTAATACAGGTGTAATTGGCACAGGTTGGAATGCAACACCAGGGGGTGTTGCGTTCGTATCTGTTTTATCGTGTCAACCCAATAATGGTTATAATACAAATAAATCAGATAATTCAATATTTGCTTGGATGCAAAATGTTGCCGCTCCTAGAATTTTGGAATCAAATGCTTTTGATGTAAGTAATGGAGGAGTTATATCTTTTGATTTTAGAGCTGCATCAGATGATAATGGAGGAAATGGTTGTGAAGCTAATGACGACAAAGAGGGAATATATGTCCAATATTCAACTGATAATGGTTTGAGTTGGGTGAATATGAAATTGATGTTTCCCAGTGTGGAAAGCAATTTAAATGCTTCTGCTAATATTGGCGCGGGTACTTATGTTTATAATTGGAACAAAACAACCTTTCCTATTCCACTTGCTGCTCAAACAACAAATACAAAATTTAGATGGTATCAGCATCAATCAACTACAGGGAGTCAGGACAGTTGGGGTATAGATGATGTTAAAATTATTAGAAACAAACCTGTAACGTTAACTATAACAGATTTATCAACCAATACTGTAATTGCTACAACAACAAGTGCTACTATTTCTACAATTGTATCTCCTACAGTGACGACCAATTATAGAGCAACAATAACAGATGGTGTTTCTTCTTGTTTTGAAGATATTACAATAAATGTAACAACAGGTTCTACTACTTCCATTGCTTACCCACTAACTACTATTTCAAATACAAATACAACTATTCAAACAATTAATGTCACAAATGGTCCAGTGACAGGTAATTATTCTGCTACACCGTCAGGTTTAACTATTAATTCAACTACTGGAGCAGTAACTCCAAATACAAGTTCACCCGGAACATATACAATATCAGTTCCAACTTCTTGCGGTGTTGCTACTACTTCTATTACCATAACTAATTCAACATGTTCAACATGTGCAAATGCGACTTGTCCTGTAGTTTCTATACAGACAACAACAGCAGCATTAGGACAAACAGGAATTACCACCGCGCTGAATACTGCTGGTGATCAATTGGCAACACCAACACTCTTACCAGGTCAAAACATAACGATTTGTGTTCCGGTAACAGTTCCTGTAGGAACTTCAATTTTAGGTTTTAAACAATTATCCTCATTAAGTCCTTCTGGTTGTGCTTCGGCTTCGGAAGAAGTTATTACATATCAATTGAAACCCGCGAGTAATTGTAGCGGAGCTGCTATTGTTCCCAATAGAACAAATGCATCATCTGTAACAAGTGGATTTAATCCTGAATGGGATGGATTGGCTTCAGGTAATTATATATTATGTTTCACATTAAATGTAACCTCATCAGCTTTATGTACAACAGTAGACTTACAAGGTTTAGGTTACTATACTGTTATACCCTCTATTACGTGTCAAGATTATCAAATTCAAATGTATGATGACGATACAACATCTACAATTCATACTGGAACAACTTTTGCGTGTTCTGACACAGGTGTTTATTTAGGGCCAGTTACTTATCCAACTGTTTATGATGGAGGACTCCCTTTTCCTGCTCTAAAAATAACAATAACAGCAACATCAGGAAATCTTAATAATCTTGTTTTAAATAGATATGACGCTGGTAACAATACTTTAGCTGAAGTATTAACAGTACCTGCAAATGGAATTTCAAACAACTATTTTTTAAGACCTTCTCCTGGACAATATTATAAATTAGATAAAACGAATACAGCATCTGGAACTTATAATTATATAATTATGGATGTAATTTCAGGTGTAACAGTCGCTTCAGGTATTTGGACAATCGTTTCTGGTGCAGAATCAGCTGCTTCTAACATAATTATTCCTCAGGGAACAGCTACTTATTCAGGTCCTGGTGTTAGCAACGGTTTTGATCCAACAGGTCTTGATGATTATACGAATGATAGAGGAATTGGTTTTTTTAATCCTTCATTAGCCGGACCAGGGACACATACAATCACTTATACTTGGAATAATGGTTTAGCAGCACCAAATAATTGTACGTTGACAAGAACTAAAACCGTTACAGTAACTGTCCCAACTGTTGACTTTGCTTGGCAAACCACTATTCCTACTGCATCAAATTTAACAAGTTGTAATAATACTTGTTATGGTTTAAAAGCAAAAACAATTACTCAAGTTGGAACTTATATACAGCCTGGTTTTACAATTAGTGATGGAAATGGAAATATTTCTTATTCAAGTATCTTGATAAAAGAAGGTTCTTCCGCCCCAGTCAATGTAGGTACTCAAAAAATTATTACTTATTGTGTGCCAACTTATGCTTATGTTATTACTTTAAATGGAACTGATTTTGCAACAGGTAGCACTGTAACCGTTTCTGATAATGCAACTGCTACTATACTTTTCTCGGGAGTATTTTCTTCAGGAATGCAAATTTCACTTCCGCCAAATTCAATAAAAGGTACAGCTGTTTTTTCAGGACCTGGTGTTTCCAATGTTAAAGTTGGTCAAGCTTCAGATTACATTGGTAGTGGATATGGTTGTTTTAATCCTTCATTAGCTGGTGTTGGAACTCATACAATTACTTATTCTTGGAATAATGGTTTTGGTTGTACTGGAACTAAAACAATGCAAGTTACAGTAACGGGTACAAGTAATCCAACTGTTTCAAATTTTACTATTTGTTCTGGTTCAACCGCATCATTAACAGCTGGAAGTATTTCTACTGGAGCAACAGTAAGTTGGTATTCCACAGCTACTGGAGGAACTACAATATTTACAGGAAACCCATTCACTACACCAATTTTAACATCAAATACATCTTATTGGGTTACACAAACTTTAGCTGGTTGTGAAAGTTCAAGGGTTAAAGTTGATGTTACTGTAAATCCGAATGTTACACCAACATTCACACAAGTGGCAGCAATCTGTTCAGGCGCTACATTAATGTCATTGCCTACGACTTCAAACAATGGTATCACAGGAAATTGGTCACCGGCTCTAAACAACACAACAACTACAACCTATACCTTTACGCCAACTTCAGGTCAATGTGCTACAACAGCTACAATGACTATTACTGTAAATCCGAATGTTACACCGACATTCACACAAGTGGGTGCAATCTGTTCAGGCACTACGTTAACGGCATTACCAACAACGTCAAACAATGGTATCACAGGAAGTTGGTCACCGGCGCTAAACAATACAACAACCACTACGTACACCTTTACGCCAACTTCAGGTCAATGTGCTACAACGGCCACAATGACTATTACAGTGAATCCGAATATTACACCGACATTCACACAAGTGGGTGCAATCTGTTCAGGCACTACGTTAACGGCATTGCCAACGACTTCAAATAATGGTATCACAGGAAGCTGGTTACCCGCGCTAAACAACACAACAACCACTACGTATACCTTTACGCCAACTACGGGTCAATGTGCCACAACTGCCACAATGACTATTACAGTGAATCCGAATGTTACACCGACATTCTCACAAGTGGGTGCAATCTGTTCAGGCACTACGTTAACGGCATTACCAACAACGTCAAACAATGGTATCACAGGAAGTTGGTCACCGGCGCTAAACAATACAACAACCACTACGTACACCTTTACGCCAACTTCAGGTCAATGTGCTACAACGGCCACAATGACTATTACAGTGAATCCGAATGTTACACCGACATTCACACAAGTGGGTGCAATCTGTTCAGGCACTACGTTAACGGCATTGCCAACGACTTCAAATAATGGTATCACAGGAAGCTGGTTACCCGCGCTAAACAACACAACAACCACTACGTACACCTTTACGCCAACTTCAGGTCAATGTGCTACAACGGCCACAATGACTATTACAGTGAATCTGAATGTTACACCAACATTCACACAAGTGGCAGCAATCTGTTCAGGCACTACGTTAACGGCACTGCCAACGACTTCAAGCAATGGTATCACAGGAAGCTGGTTACCCGCGCTAAACAACACAACAACCACTACGTATACCTTTACTCCAGATTCGGGTCAATGTGCTACAACGGCCACAATGACTATTACAGTGAATCCGAATGTTACACCAACATTCACACAAGTTGCTGCAATCTGTTCAGGCGCTACATTAACGGCATTGCCTACGACTTCAAGCAATGGTATCACAGGAAGCTGGTTACCCGCGCTAAACAACACAACAACCACTACGTATACCTTTACGCCCGATTCAGGTCAATGTACTACAACAGCTACAATGACTATTACTGTAAATCCGAATGTTACACCAACATTCACACAAGTGGCAGCAATCTGTTCAGGCGCTACGTTAACGGCATTGCCAACGACTTCAAACAATGGTATCACAGGAAGTTGGTCACCCGTGCTAAACAACACAACCACTACAACGTATACCTTTACGCCCGATTCAGGTCAATGTGCTACAACGGCCACAATGACTATTACCGTAAATCCGAATGTTACACCAACATTCACACAAGTAGCAGCAATCTGTTCAGGTGCAACGTTATCTGCATTACCAACGACTTCAAACAATAGTATCACAGGAAGTTGGTCACCCGTGCTAAACAACACAACAACTACAACGTACACCTTTACGCCCGATTCAGGTCAATGTGCTACAACAGCTACAATGACTATTACAGTGAATAATTCGCCACAAATAACTTTTTCTGGTAATTTATCTTATTGTAATGGTGCTACATCATCAATATTATTAAGTAGTAATCAACCCAATACAACTTTTACATGGAATGTTGTTTCGTCAAATTTATCTACTGGAACTAGTTTTATAGTTTCAGGCACTGGTTCTACAATTTCACAACAATTAGCATTGCTAAATAATTTAAATCAAGGCTTTGTTACTTATTTAGTTACACCTTCAGTAAATGGATGTATAGGAAATTCAGTAGAAATACCATTAACAGTAAATCCAATTCCAACGTTTACAATTACAGCTGCCCAAAATCCTATATGTTCAGGTGAAATGGTAAATATATCGTTTACAAGCACTATTGCAGCAACACAATATAGTTGGACAGTTACCTCACAAGTGGGGGTAACTGGAGCTTTGTCGGGATCTGGTCAGTCAATAAATCAAATTTTATTAGCGACAAGTCCTATAACTTCAGGAACAGTAACATATCTTATTACTCCTTCGTTAAATGGGTGTATGGGTATACCTAAATCAATAACAATAACTGTAAATCCAAAACCTGAAATTATCGGGACATTAATTCCTCAATACATATGCAGCGGTGAAAGTACTAATATCACTGTAGCAGCTTCTATTGTTGGCACACAATTTAGTTGGCAGGTAATTGATGCTAACCAAGTAATTGGCTATAGTAATGGTACAGGAGGTGTTATACAGCAAATATTGACTACTGTGGGAGATTTACAAGGTTATGTTATATATGAAGTTACTCCGAGTTTAAATGGTTGTATAGGAATTCCAAAGCAATATAAAGTATTTGTTAATCCATTACCTAAGCCTGTTTTAATAAACGGACCAATATGTGTTTCTATTTCCGGAATTCCCTTTGGCACTTATGAATTAAATACAGGTTTGAACACTATTGATTATCAATTTTCATGGTTTTTAAATGGAAATTTAATTGTTGGTTCTGATGCTTCTTTAGTAGTCACTCAGCCAGGCACTTATTTAGTAAAAGTAAAAAATGTTCAAACGAATTGTGAAGGTCAAGCAACAGCTCTTGTGTTTCCAATAACACCTGCTACATCAATGGATATTACAGTGTCTGAAGCATTTGCAGATAACCCTACAATTACAGTTAATGTAAATGTATTAGGTAATGGAAATTTAATGTATCAATTAGATAATGGAGCCTATCAGGAGAGCAATGTTTTTTACAACGTTGAAGAAGGTTTACATGAAATACATGTAATAGACCAGGAAGGCTGTACAGATTTAAACCAAACAGTTAGAGTTATTAATTACCCTAAATTTTTCACCCCGAATGGTGACGGATATAATGATACATGGAATATTAATGGTTTCCAAAGTGAGGATAATGCGGTTTTATACATTTTTGACAGATATGGAAAATTAATAAAACAATTATTTCCTCCAGGAATAGGTTGGGATGGAACGTATATAGGGCAGCAATTGCCATCAACGGATTATTGGTTTACAGTTGAATATACTGAGAAACAACAAAGAAAATTATTTAAATCACATTTTAGTTTAAAACGATAA